ATGAATAGGGAATGGCTGACCGGTAGACCAATTTCTGGAGGAAGTAAATATATGTTGAGGTTATGCCCATAGATTTCGCGAAGAAATCGATTTAGGTCGGGACTCGGATGGAGTGACCAGTTCAATGTGAATTTCTCCATTTCCATTGACCATTTAGCAAGATTGATATGATTGATTATTATGGGTGCTAGAATTTCTTTAATTCCAGTGTTTTGGATAGGATGATGGGTGATATTTGCAAGTGCATTTTTTATGGAATAAGGATAGATTGAACTGAGGATTTTAAACTGTTTTTCTCTGGGGCAATAAGTAGGAAGTATCAAATGGTTGTCCTTTGTTTTTCTGAAAAAGAAATAATCAAAGTTCGACAAAGAAAAGACATTACTCCTTTTTGCTTTCAAATGTTTACTGCCCATGATCCAGAGAGGAATGTAATTGTGTTCGTAATAGGCAGCTGTACGCTTGATAAATATTTCTTCTGAAATCGGCGAACACTGGTATTCCAAAGCGTATTTGCTTCCATCGAATTGGAATACGATATCAGGGCGCTGTTTTATTTTATTATCATAATATTCTAATGCTACAGGAATTCCTTGTCGGTCAAGCCACTGATAAAGTTGAAGTTTTCCTTCCATATGATAAAGCGTCTCACCTTCATGGATATCCCTACAAACCGTACCACTCCGATGAGAAAAATGGTAAATTCGCTGGTTTCCCAATTTAAGAGAGACTCGTTCTCCACAAGCTGGACAAAAAAATTCCTCGTTGTTGCGTATAATTAGCAGTGTCTCTTTCTTATATTCCGTGCCTAAGCTAAATATTGTTCCTGATTTCGTTTGTGCCGTCAGCAATGGTTATCTACCTCCTTATATTCTAAATTTCGTGTTTTCTTATAAAAAATCCTTTTTTATATAAAAAGAAAACCCGCCAATATGACGAGTTTGTGAACTTAAAGCAGCGGAGAAAGCAACCTTGCAGTAGACTCAATTAACCGTAAGCCAATATGTCTTTTCCTAAAAGAGATTAAATCAAGCTGTTTCGCATATTCGAGATCATTAATATACTCCGCTACTAGTTTTTGAGTACTTTTGGTTCGAAATAAAAAGGCATTTACCTCAAAATTCAAATGAAAACTGCGCATATCCATATTTGAGGTTCCAATAGAAGCAAGCTCATGGTCGACAATTACAATTTTACTATGCATAAACCCCCGTTCATATTCATAGACCTTTACACCAGCTTCCAAAAGCTCAGGGAAATACGATCTTGAAGCATGAAACACAATTCTTTTATCAGGGCGGTTAGGAACAAGTAATCTTACATCAATGCCACTAAGTGCTGCTACTTTTAACGCTGAAAAGATATCTTCATCAGGGATAAAGTATGGTGAGGCTATCCAAACAGATTCCTTTGCCGACGTAATCATCGAGAAAAAGATATTCTTAATAACACTCCATTCATTGTCGGGACCGCCGGCAATTAATTGAACGCCTCCATGATTTTTCTCATCGATCTGCGGTGACAAATATTCGGCTGTTAAAAAGCTGTGGTTCGTCATGTAATACCAATCTTGTAAAAAGATTAACTGCAGCGACCTTACAGCTTCTCCTCGTAACATTAAGTGCGTGTCACGCCAAAAGCCATATGTATCGTTTCTTCCTAAGTATTCATCTCCAATATTTAGCCCGCCTACAAATCCAATCATCCCATCAATAACAATTATTTTCCGGTGATTTCTGAAATTAAATTTATTATTTAAAAATGGCAGCTTAACAGGACCGAAACATACTGTTTCTATTCCAGCGTTTTTCAGGTCATTAATATACTTTTTAGATAATTTCCAAGAACCTACTGCGTCATATAAAAAGCGGACTTTAACCCCTTGTGCAGCCTTGTTAATTAAAATCTCTTTAATTTCTTGTCCAATCCTGTCATCCCGGACAATATAATATTCAATATGGATATGATGCCTGGCTTTATTCAATTGCTCAAGAATGTGATGAAAGGTTTCCTCCCCGTTTGTTAGCACCTTCGTAGCTGTATCAAAGGAAATCGGACTGTTACCCAATTTTTGCGCCAAAGTAAATAGTCTTGCCTGGTGTTCGGCCATCAATCCAAGTTTTTCTTCACTTCGCGGGTCATTTTCACCCTCCACTGTCAAAAATGCTTGTTTATCAAGAAAATATTTCTTCCGATACATTTTCTCCTTACGATAATTCCTTCCGAAAAGTAAATAAAAAAAGAAACCCACTAATGGAAAGCTCCCTAATACAACCAACCAGGTTATCGTTTGGGTCGGGTGTCGATTCTCTAAAAAAATAACGAAGCCAATAAAAATAACAGATAACGTTATTAAAAGGCTCAGAAAACCAAATATTCCACCCTGTAAATATTCCCTAAAGAAAAACATAAGTATGGATAGAACCAGTAAAAACAATACAACCCTTACTGTGTTTTTCAGTCTCATCACCCTCAAAGAGAAATTAAACCCTATGTAAAAAATACCGATTTCAATAATCGAAATCGGTACGTTTATTTAAAATGTTTTCTTATTTCAGCAAAAACATTCTCAGAAATGATCTTTTTACCATATTCCTGAATTCGATGGATGGTTAATTGAGTTTCATAACCATATTCGAGCAGGATACTTAGAATATCATCGATTTCGTCCTCTTCAAACAAATCTTCAGGAAACTCAGTAAATAAATAATATTTATTATTATAGTGGTACAACACAGTGATTAAATCATCAAGTCCGCCCCGATTTGACAACATAATAACATCTTCAAAATCTTTGAAGGCAATTAAAAATTCTAAAGACTCTTCCTCAAGTAAAAGGTCATCATCATCACGGAGTTCAGGATTAAAATGGTGATCCAAGATATCTTCAATATTGCCATCAACAGGCAGATCTTTTAATTTTTCATTTGGTATTGGCAGCTCAAACTTTTGTCCATCCTTTGATACCTGTGCTTTGGTTACAAGAATTTCTAACCCTTTCTCTAACGCCTGCACTTGAATCCACAGCGGACCTTCGACAACGAACTCTTCCTCTTGATGAACTTCATCCATCATTTCCCAGAAAAGCTCCTCACTTCGCTCCCGATTGTACCAAATTTCTTCGCGATCAAAACCACGTTCTTCTATATCACCATAAGAGATGTAAAACTTTACTGTATTCTCATTAATTCGTTCGATTTCCATCGTTACCTCTCCCTTCCGTTTCCTTATTGAAGGGACAAAATACCCCCAGCAGACAATGCTTTTTAGCAATTACCTTAGTAGAAAGGATCTATTATTGCAATGTAAAAAAGAATATAATCCTTGTACTTTCATTTTATGACAAAAGTGTTAAATTGGGAAATAAATTTACCCGTAATTGCAAAAACCATTAATTTGCCTATTAATTAGATATTCCTTACATTGTAACAAAATGACAGCGAAATCTCAAACCAAAAGAGGTGCAAAAAAAGCCTTCAGTTTGAAGGCTTTGTCTTATTAGTTTAATTTACCATACGCTGCGCTTCTCTTAATTGGAAGGTACGTACTCTTCTCGGTAGAAATCTCCGAATTTCGTCTTCATTATATCCAACCTGCAGTCGCTTTTCATCGATAATAATTGGCCGGCGTAATAATCCAGGATTTGCTTTAATTAATTCAAATAAATCCTGAAGCGGCATTGTATCCAAATTAACATCTAATTTTTGAAAAGTCTTTGATCTTGTCGAGATAATCTCATCTGTACCATCCTCAGTCATACGGAGAATTTCTTTAATTTCTTCGATTGATAATGGCTCAGAAAAAATATTTCGTTCAGTATATGGAATTTCATGTTCTTCTAACCATGATTTTGCTTTCCGGCATGATGTACAACTTGGTGAAGTGTATAATGTTACCATTCGTCTCCACACTCCTCTTTTAATTACTATCCAATTCTATAGTAAATCTATCAAAAATTATGTTCCTTGATTAAAATTATTATAAATAAGTAATTTATATCATTAATTATACACCACTGTTTCTAAAAAAGGTATCCCTTTTTCAAAATTTATTGAATGTCAAACTATTAGCCTATTTTTTCTTTTCATTATATTAGACGAAAAACAATCGAAAAAGTTTCATCCTTTATATACCCGGAAAATTCTCAATTAAACCTCATTTAGTGAAAACGTATTCATTTTTTGTGCACATTTATTCTTTTTATTGCTTTACCCCTTTAAATACTGCTCAAGTTCTTTTAAAATATAAATAAGGGGAAATAAACAATACAAACAGTTGATTATAACTTTTATTTGGATATGGAGGGATTTTCATGGCTGGCTACATAGCTGATTTATCGATGGTTGCGATATTAATTATTGGAATTACTGCATTTATGGGTGTCATGACAAATGGTTTCGGTGAAAAGGTTTTCGGAGGAAAAAAACGCTCAGAATTCGTTGACCAAAGCGCAAGATTCCAAACAGGATGGAAAAGCGTTGGCGGGAAGAAGAAGAAGTAATTCTTCGCTGACTTGATTCCCAATTTACATTTAATTATAATAAGAATAAATAAATTATTAGCTTAGCGATGATAAAGAGTAGTACGTATTTTTAACCGATTCAGAGAGTTTGTGGCTGGTGAGAACAAACACGGAAAAATACCGAATGGACTTTTGAGCTTCTTTCTGAACATCTTAATGAGTAATAGGAAAAGACGTTTTACCTTGCGTTAAAAGGTTACCAGACTATCCATTCTTGATAGCTCTGGACTCGAGTGACTCGTTTTGAGTAATTTAGGGTGGTACCGCGAACCATTCGTCCCTATCGTTTTTGGGGATGAATGGTTTTTTTATTTATATATATATTTAGGAGGATTTCGGTCATGAAAACAATTTTTTCAGGAATTCAGCCAAGTGGCACCATTACACTTGGAAACTATATTGGGGCAATGATGCAATTTGTTGAACTTCAAAATGATTATAATTGCTACTTTTGCATCGTGGACCAACATGCAATAACGGTCCCACAGGATCGGTTAGAGCTAAGAAAAAATATCCGCAGTTTAGCGGCACTTTACCTAGCGGTTGGAATTGATCCTGAGAAAGCAACATTGTTTATCCAGTCGGAAGTTCCGGCACATGCCCAAGCTGGATGGATGATGCAATGTATTTCATATATAGGCGAATTGGAAAGAATGACTCAATTTAAGGATAAGTCAGCTGGTAAGGACGCGGTCTCAGCAAGTTTATTAACCTACCCGCCATTAATGGCCGCAGACATTCTTTTATACAATACCAATCTTGTTCCGGTTGGAGAAGACCAGAAGCAGCATATGGAATTAACGCGTGATTTAGCTGAAAGATTTAATAAAAAATATGGGGAGGTTTTAACCATCCCAGATATCCGCATTCCTGAAGTCGGCGCACGGATAATGTCGTTACAAGAGCCTACAAAGAAAATGAGTAAATCTGATCCAAACAATAAAGCTTTTATTACACCTTTAGATGATCCAAAACAAATTGTTAAGAAAATAAAAAGTGCGGTTACAGATTCTGAGGGGATTGTTAAATTCGACAAAATTAACAAACCAGGAATCTCTAACTTGCTATCCATCTATTCCATTCTTGGTAACAAAACCATTCCTGAGCTTGAAGAAATGTATCATGGCAAAGGATATGGCGACTTCAAAGGCGATTTAGCACAAGTAGTCGTAAATGTCTTTGAGCCGATTCAAGAGAAATATAATAACCTAATGGAATCAACAGAACTAGACAGAATCCTAGACGAAGGCGCAGAAAAAGCAAACCAAGTAGCAAGCAAAACCCTCAAGAAAATGGAAAATGCGATGGGATTAGGCAGAAAAAGACGCTAAAAAAAAAGCTGGTCATGAAAGATTTTTATCTTTCTGACCAGCTTTTTTAATTTACTTTCGGACCGTGCTCCATTTCCCATAGCTTTTCAAAAAATGGCTGACCTTTTATTAAATTCTCACAAAATGTTTCATGCCGTTTAGACCAGCCATATTTCGTTTCCTCAAACAACTGCTCCCAAGCTTTCTCAAAATTCAATTCCTGTATCGCCGAGTATCGCTCTGGACACCATTCCGTGAACCAATAACGCACTTCTGCTTCGTTCTTAGATGTATGTAATTGATCAAGGGCCATAAACAACAACTGTTTTAGCTGACGCTCTTTTCTTGTTAACCCTGTCATTAATTCAGGCTCAGGTGATAAAATATGAAAATCCTTATCCACTGAATTCTGTTGAAAATGATATTTTTTTGCATCGTGATTGGCAATCATTTCGTAGACAAGCTGTTCCTGTCTCGGTATGAGCCTGCTCTTTCTAATGGGTATTGAATATCCAATTGTATCAACTGCTAATATACCAACCCCATCTGTAACCACAAAGCAATACTCAAGCTGCACTCTTTCATGGTTTTTTCTTAAATATGCCTTTTGAAAAATATCATCTAGAAGCTGTTGAGGTAATTCTGAGAGATCGTTCTCAATATAATTAAAGAGAATCGGTTCTACTTTTAACAGAGGAGCTTGGTCTAACAGCTCTACACCGTCATCTTTGCGCCATTCATGAAAGTGGCACACATTATATCCGTTTTCTTCACCTTCAAACCAATTTACCCAAACATCATGAAGATACAACATTGTACAACCCCTCACTTCAAGAAACTGTTTGTCAATCAGTATGGGCAGACATAAGTTAATTTATTCCTTAAGAACCAAATACTCTTTGCCTGGTGAACAAAAAAAAGCCTATGTTTTTCGGCTTTTTTTTGTATAGTTATGTTCAGTTAGTAAAAACTTCTTTGCAGGAAGTGTAAAGGAAAGTTTTGTAGAATAATGATTCTGGCGATAATAATCTTCAACAATTTTAAAGCCAGCAGCATATCCAAGTAATTTTGGAATTCTTCCTGCTCCATACAACAGGTCATCATGTTTCCTTTCACTCTTATTTATGTTTAAGTTCCCTTCTAAAAATTTTCCCCAATAATCATCAAGTTGTGCTCCAGAATACATCGTACACCAATCGGCTAAATAGTTTCTCCCACAATGAACTAAAACAGAGTATTCTGCGAGCCCTTCAATAATAATTGAATCCAGTAATGTATAATCACTAAATCTTTTAGTTTGTTTATTTAACCTGCAAATGTGGTGGTATTCATGTACAAATAGAGCCTCTAACTCTGGTGAAGTTAATTTGTCGGAAAGAAATAAAAACATTTTATCTGGATAGGAAACCCCACCCTTTAATTTATCTTCTTGTCTGAAAAAAAGGCTTCTATTTTGTCCAATTGGAAACAGGTAGATTGGTATATCTGGTCCTCCCCATTTCTTTTTATATTCCTGAAAAATATCTTCCACTTCTTCCCAAACCATGTTTTCCTTCATCGAATTCAAAATTTTCTCGGTCCTCCGAGAGGCTCTGTACATCCCGAAATCAGTCAATTGATTATAGACATTTGAAGGACTTTGCCCATTGAAAACAGGGAGCAGTTTTTCACATATTTTTATTGGCCGGTCAAACTCCTCCTCTAGCCACTTATCCGTTCGAATGATGCCCATTTCCTCACTCCATACCATTCTTTTTTTTACATTTTATGAATGATATGAAAAGTGGTTCGGGGTGGTTGTCCTATAAATACAAAAAAGCCGACCAGGAGTTTTCCTGGTCAAGCTGCTTATTTTTCATATTTTTTGAAGACAATTGTTGCATTGTGGCCGCCAAAGCCTAAAGAATTACTCATTGCTGCTTTAATTTCTTTTTGACGCGCCTTATTTGGTACATAATCTAAATCACATTCTGGGTCTGCCGTTACATAATTAATGGTTGGTGGTAGTATGCTGTCTTTCATCGCAAGTACCGTAAAGATTGCCTCAACACCGCCCGCTGCTCCAAGAAGATGGCCAGTCATTGATTTAGTTGAACTGATTGCCAGCTTGTATGCATGAACCCCAAATACTTCTTTCACTGCTAGCGTCTCAAATTTATCATTATACTCTGTACTAGTTCCATGAGCATTAATATAATCAATTTCTTCAATATTTAGTCCCGCGTCGTTAATGGCCATATTCATCGCGCGCGCTCCGCCTTCACCACCAGGTGCTGGTGCTGTTATATGATACGCATCACCGGTTGCACCATAGCCAACAATCTCCGCATATATTTTCGCACCGCGTGCTAATGCGTGCTCTAATTCTTCGAGAACAATAATACCCGCACCCTCACCGATAACGAAGCCATCACGATTTTTATCAAATGGTCTGCTAGCACTCGCAGGATCTGGATTTGTCGATAGAGCTGTATTCGCACAGAAGCCAGCAACCGACATTTTTGTAATGGGTGCTTCTGCTCCACCTGTAATCATCGCGTCAGCATCACCACGCTGAATGACTTTGAAGGCGTCTCCTATTGAGTTCGTTCCTGTTGCACATGCTGTTACGGTACAAGAATTAAATCCTTTTGCACCTAGTCTAATCGAGACTTGACCAGTTGCCATATCAGGAATCAGCATTGGTACAAAGAATGGACTTACTCTCTTGTAACCTCTTTTTTGAAAGATTTCATATTGTTCTTCAAAAGTTTCCATTCCGCCAATACCGGAACCAATCCAGACCCCAATACGATCTGCATTTTCATCTGTAATTGTTAACTTTGCATCTTCAACAGCCATTAATGCTGAAGCGACCGCATACTGAGTGAAACGGTCCATCTTTCTTGCATCTTTTCTATCCATAAAGGATTCAGGATTAAAGTCATTAATCTGTGCGGCAACTTTTGCAGGATACTCTTCCGCATTCACTCGTGTTAAAGGACCGATCCCAGATTTCCCTTCAATAATCCCTTTCCATGTTGTTTCAACATCTAATCCAAGCGGGGTAACCGCTCCTAAACCTGTAACCACAACCCTGCGCTTATCCATATAAGACATCTCCTTTAATACACTTCATTGTATATTTAACTAATTCCCTTTATTTACCCCATCTAATCGCAATGGCGCCCCACGTTAATCCGCCGCCAAAACCTACCATAACAATAAGATCATCGTCTTTTATTTTTCCAGCCTCTATCTCCTCAACAATTGAAATCGGTATAGATGCCGCTGAAGTGTTTCCGTATTTATGAACGGTCTTTGACATTTTTTCTACCGGAAGCTCAAGCCTTTGTCTAGAAGCCTCCATAATACGGATATTCGCTTGATGAGGTATTAGGAAATCTACATCCTCTTTTGTGAGCCCAGCCTTTTCGAGTACATTAATACAGCTTTCACCCATCTGGCGCACTGCAAATTTAAAGACTTCCCGTCCATTCATGATAATATACTCATCTTGATATAAATGCTTAGCACCAGTGCCATCTGCACCCAATTCAAACGAAAGAATTCCTCTACCTTCAGAAACCTCTCCAACGATAACGGCACCAGCACCATCTCCAAAAAGTACTGCCGTGTTTCGGTCATTCCAGTCGGTTATCTTTGAAAGTTTTTCAACCCCAACTACTAGAACATGCTTATAAGCTCCTGATTCAACAAACTGCTTTCCGGTAATAATACCGTACATAAAACCTGCACAGGCTGCACTAACGTCCATTGCCGCAGCTTTTTTCGCACCTAACCGTTCTTGAAGCATGCATGCAACAGAGGGAAATGGCTGATCTGGCGTTACAGTGGCAACCAAAATTAAATCGATATCCTCAGGTGTGATTCCCGCATCTTGTATAGCTTTTTGAGCAGCAGCAAACCCCATATCAGAAGTGTTAGTGTTATCATCTGCGATACGGCGTTCTTCAATGCCTGTTCTTGTTCGAATCCATTCATCTGATGTATCCATTATTTTTTCTAAGTCTGCATTCGTAACAATCTTTTCTGGCAAATACCTTCCAATACCAACAATTCCAGCGTTCAAGGAATCATCCCCTTATATAAATAAAATTTATTATCAATTATTATGACTTGGTACTAATTTTATCAAACAAAAGTATAATTAAGCAACATTTAAATCAACGATCCCCCGCTTATGTCCATACCATTTGTTCATAAACTTCATAATCTAAAGAAGAATCATACTATAAGGAAGGGGCAGAAAGATGGGAAAAGAAAGACATCAGGATGATCGCTTTTCAAGAATGATGTTTGGCGAAAGAAGAGAGAGCATAGAGAGCAAACATCATAATCAAACACAGTTCAATCCATCTTCACTTGATATTGAATCAATATTAGACAACATAAACAAATTAAGGGATTCCACCCAGAGTCTAAAACCATTACTTCAAATGGTTTATCCCTTTGTAGAAGGTTTTATAAAGAAAAAATAAGCTGCCATCTTGGCAGCTTTTTTACTATTATTCACTATATAATCGATTCGCATGTTCTACTTGCTTAGTCAAACCAACAGATATTGGTACAGTGCTATTAACGATGATCTTAGTTAAACCCTCTTCTCTTATTTGTAAAATGCGGTTTGATTCTTGTTCGTTTATCCCAAGGAATGCTGCACATTTCTCCCATTGATTGCTCTTCCCGCTATGGAGCAGGTATCTTCCTGGCTGTTGGTTTTCGATAATTTCTAGTATTAATTGGGCAGTATCCTGAACAAACATGGCGTCGCCAGTCTCCTCCCGTAGTCCCTTAAATGGTTTTCCTCTATTCATTTCATTTAAAATAAAAGATTGAAACATAAAGGTATCAGGCTGCCAGGGTCCATAATTTGTTGGTAAATAGAGTAAATGAATATTTTTATTCTGAGCATGTGTCCTTTTTATGAAATCTTCAATAATTACTTCAGGCTTTGAATCAATTATCTCATTTAACAATTGGCTTGGTACTAAAATGACCATTTTTTCCCACTGGTTCTTTCTTATTAAATTGAATAACATATCTTCGTTTAGCAGGTATTCTTCCTTATATCGCATATAAAGGTCGTAAACAGAAAGTACAATCGTCTCGTTTTTGTTTTTATCTTTAGCAATATCCTCAAATGAAACCTCGGTAAAGTTAGCGTTTCGACCAATCTCTAATCGTTTTTCTATGACCATATCCTTATCTTCTTCTGATTCGATTTGTACTCCCCTGACCTCAATCCCTCTATCAAGTAATGCTTTGCATACATGAAAATTCACAAAGTCAAATACTCCAACCATTACGACCTTGTCCATTACTAATCCTTCCTCCCCAAGCTTCATTAGTGAATCCTATGCGGTATATGGGTGAATTATATCTATCTTCAGGGAGGCTGGTGTTTATAGAACCTTTTCAAACTGATTAAAAAACTTCTCCATCATATTTCCGAGCTGTTGCTTTTTTTCCGGTACAATATATGTTGGGCTAATATCCGTATGCGCCAGTAACTTTTGCAGCTGTTTTGATTGATTATAAGATTTGCCACTGGACATGACATGGATAATTTTTATTGGAATATCCGTATCGAATTTAATTTCATCGTCCATACCTTGAAGTTCTTGCTCAAGAGTGACTTGGTCCAACTCATGGGCGGCTGTTATTTCTCTGATTAGCTTTTTATAGAAAAACTTGTGTTCTTTTTCAAGTTCGATATGTTTTTTTAAAGAAAGAATGGGATTTAATAATACGACTGACCTTAATTGCCCCTGCATTTTCTCCATTAATCGAACAGCCACAAGAGCACCCATGCCCTCAGCTATCAGATGAATTTTACTATTAAGGATTTCACTTCTTATTACCTGCTGATATAGCCTTTGTGCAAGCTCAACAGCATGTTCACTTCCCCAGTTTCGCCCATACAAATTTGAGGAAAAAATAGTATATCCTGATTCTTTCAACTGGTTGATAATGGACAGTTTACCTTCATTCTGAGTCCAAAAGCATTTGCTTTCATCAACAAAATGCCTTTCATCTCCAATTATTAATATTCCAAAACCTGTGGGCTTTTCAGGGTAATGGATGATATTCCACTGGGTATCCATCTGAAAATTCCGGTTCTCCATCGCTAAATCTCCTTTTACATATTTCCTCAAAATATTGTATGTGATTTCACATGAGATGAAAGGGATATAGCCTATTCGGACAATCATACACAAGTGTTTTTATTGTTAAACTTGGATCATTACCACTCCGATAAGGTTCAATTCGCCTCTTTCTTTAACGAAGCTTAATGTAGAGGGGGCTAGTGTTTTGAATTTTTGCTTTTATTATTTCAATAGCATATGGTAATATTATTAGAGATGATAAATAGGGTAGAGGTGAAAGATAGTGCGATACTTTTGGACTTTTTTTTGGGTGTTTGTTTTAGTGCAAATGCTTTCATATGTAGTTAGTTCAATGACAGAAGGCGGAGTTTTCAACTTCCAGTCAGGTGCCATAGTTTCTGTGGGCGTTTTCGTTTTGATTGTTATTGCAACGGCAGTACTTCCTAATGATCCTGTTGAAAAACACTAAATAATGTGAAGAAAGGTCATCCATTAACCGGATGACCTTTTTGATTTCCTACTGTATAGATATGATTAATTCCCCATTATCAGTTGTAACACTGACGACAGAGTGGTCGTGAACATTACCTGCAATAATAGCCCTTGCAAGTTTTGTTTCGATATTACGTTGGATAAACCGTTTTAGTGGTCGTGCACCATAAATAGGGTCAAAGCCATTTACTGCGATGAACTCCTTTGCACTGTCCGTAATCGTTACCTCAATATCCTGTTCCTTCAGCCTGCTTTGAAGTTCTTTCATCATTTTTACAACAATATCTTTAATTTCTGTTAACGATAAAGGTTTAAACAGGATGGTTTCATCGATTCGATTTAAAAATTCAGGTCGGAAATGACTCTTTAGTTGTCCTAGAACCTTTTCCCTTGTTGTTTCAGAAATTTCAATTTCATTTTCATTTCGTTCCAATAAGAAATGAGAGCCAATATTGGAGGTCATAATAATGACTGTATTTTTAAAGTCCACTATTCGCCCTTGTGAATCGGTAATCCTGCCGTCATCAAGTGCCTGCAGGAGAATATTAAAAACCTCTGGATGGGCTTTTTCAATTTCATCCATCAAGATAACAGAATACGGTCTTCTTCTCACTGCTTCTGTTAGCTGCCCGCCTTCTTCATAGCCCACATACCCTGGAGGTGCACCAATTAACCGTGAAACAGCATGTTTCTCCATATATTCCGACATATCGATTCGAATCATTTGCTCTTCACTATCAAACAAAGCCTCTGCAAGTGCTTTAGCCAGTTCAGTCTTACCTACACCTGTTGGTCCTAAAAATAGGAATGACCCTATCGGTCTGTTTGGATCCTTGATCCCGGCACGTGCCCGTAATACCGCATCAGCAACTAATTGTACGGCTTCATTTTGCCCGATAACGCGTTCATGCAAGAGTGCTTCTAATCTCAGGAGTTTCTCTCTTTCACCTTCAACCAGCTTAGATAGTGGAATACCTGTCCACCTAGAGACAATATTTGATATCTCTTCTCCGGTAACTTCCTCTCGAAGTAACCGTTCATTTTTCGCTGTTTGTGTTTCAAGCTCCTTTAATTCCTTTTCCGCCAATGGAATCTGACCATGGCGCA
This genomic stretch from Neobacillus niacini harbors:
- a CDS encoding competence protein CoiA, with the protein product MLTAQTKSGTIFSLGTEYKKETLLIIRNNEEFFCPACGERVSLKLGNQRIYHFSHRSGTVCRDIHEGETLYHMEGKLQLYQWLDRQGIPVALEYYDNKIKQRPDIVFQFDGSKYALEYQCSPISEEIFIKRTAAYYEHNYIPLWIMGSKHLKAKRSNVFSLSNFDYFFFRKTKDNHLILPTYCPREKQFKILSSIYPYSIKNALANITHHPIQNTGIKEILAPIIINHINLAKWSMEMEKFTLNWSLHPSPDLNRFLREIYGHNLNIYLLPPEIGLPVSHSLFIQTPSIIWQTYMYLDVLQDKMPKDLIDLKEVEKHYNKRVIKKEIINRNVPQLPSERSFNAVKDYFQQLERLGILVRKSETVFQLETSIFIPKSNREKEERRNEFCQKNKFFLAKI
- the cls gene encoding cardiolipin synthase, which translates into the protein MKNTVRVVLFLLVLSILMFFFREYLQGGIFGFLSLLITLSVIFIGFVIFLENRHPTQTITWLVVLGSFPLVGFFFYLLFGRNYRKEKMYRKKYFLDKQAFLTVEGENDPRSEEKLGLMAEHQARLFTLAQKLGNSPISFDTATKVLTNGEETFHHILEQLNKARHHIHIEYYIVRDDRIGQEIKEILINKAAQGVKVRFLYDAVGSWKLSKKYINDLKNAGIETVCFGPVKLPFLNNKFNFRNHRKIIVIDGMIGFVGGLNIGDEYLGRNDTYGFWRDTHLMLRGEAVRSLQLIFLQDWYYMTNHSFLTAEYLSPQIDEKNHGGVQLIAGGPDNEWSVIKNIFFSMITSAKESVWIASPYFIPDEDIFSALKVAALSGIDVRLLVPNRPDKRIVFHASRSYFPELLEAGVKVYEYERGFMHSKIVIVDHELASIGTSNMDMRSFHLNFEVNAFLFRTKSTQKLVAEYINDLEYAKQLDLISFRKRHIGLRLIESTARLLSPLL
- the mecA gene encoding adaptor protein MecA; the protein is MEIERINENTVKFYISYGDIEERGFDREEIWYNRERSEELFWEMMDEVHQEEEFVVEGPLWIQVQALEKGLEILVTKAQVSKDGQKFELPIPNEKLKDLPVDGNIEDILDHHFNPELRDDDDLLLEEESLEFLIAFKDFEDVIMLSNRGGLDDLITVLYHYNNKYYLFTEFPEDLFEEDEIDDILSILLEYGYETQLTIHRIQEYGKKIISENVFAEIRKHFK
- the spxA gene encoding transcriptional regulator SpxA — encoded protein: MVTLYTSPSCTSCRKAKSWLEEHEIPYTERNIFSEPLSIEEIKEILRMTEDGTDEIISTRSKTFQKLDVNLDTMPLQDLFELIKANPGLLRRPIIIDEKRLQVGYNEDEIRRFLPRRVRTFQLREAQRMVN
- the trpS gene encoding tryptophan--tRNA ligase, with translation MKTIFSGIQPSGTITLGNYIGAMMQFVELQNDYNCYFCIVDQHAITVPQDRLELRKNIRSLAALYLAVGIDPEKATLFIQSEVPAHAQAGWMMQCISYIGELERMTQFKDKSAGKDAVSASLLTYPPLMAADILLYNTNLVPVGEDQKQHMELTRDLAERFNKKYGEVLTIPDIRIPEVGARIMSLQEPTKKMSKSDPNNKAFITPLDDPKQIVKKIKSAVTDSEGIVKFDKINKPGISNLLSIYSILGNKTIPELEEMYHGKGYGDFKGDLAQVVVNVFEPIQEKYNNLMESTELDRILDEGAEKANQVASKTLKKMENAMGLGRKRR
- a CDS encoding YjbA family protein, whose amino-acid sequence is MLYLHDVWVNWFEGEENGYNVCHFHEWRKDDGVELLDQAPLLKVEPILFNYIENDLSELPQQLLDDIFQKAYLRKNHERVQLEYCFVVTDGVGILAVDTIGYSIPIRKSRLIPRQEQLVYEMIANHDAKKYHFQQNSVDKDFHILSPEPELMTGLTRKERQLKQLLFMALDQLHTSKNEAEVRYWFTEWCPERYSAIQELNFEKAWEQLFEETKYGWSKRHETFCENLIKGQPFFEKLWEMEHGPKVN
- a CDS encoding DUF2268 domain-containing protein, producing MGIIRTDKWLEEEFDRPIKICEKLLPVFNGQSPSNVYNQLTDFGMYRASRRTEKILNSMKENMVWEEVEDIFQEYKKKWGGPDIPIYLFPIGQNRSLFFRQEDKLKGGVSYPDKMFLFLSDKLTSPELEALFVHEYHHICRLNKQTKRFSDYTLLDSIIIEGLAEYSVLVHCGRNYLADWCTMYSGAQLDDYWGKFLEGNLNINKSERKHDDLLYGAGRIPKLLGYAAGFKIVEDYYRQNHYSTKLSFTLPAKKFLLTEHNYTKKSRKT